Part of the Alteribacter lacisalsi genome, GCACTACCCGTATTCATCTCAGAGAATGGTTACATACGCAAAAAAAGGGATGGTGGCCACTTCCCAGCCCCTCGCCTCGCAGGCAGGGCTTGATATTCTGAAAAAGGGCGGCAATGCGATTGACGCAGCCATAGCAACAGCGGCATGCCTTACTGTTGTCGAACCCACCTCCAACGGGATCGGCGGAGATGCATTTGCCCTCGTCTGGACAAAGGGCGAGCTCCACGGCCTGAACGCAAGCGGCCCTGCACCGAATGCCCTTTCCATCGACGCTGTAAAAGAAAAAGGATACAAGGAAATGCCGACGTTCGGCCTTACGCCGGTGACCGTACCTGGTGCACCGGCTGCGTGGGCGGAACTGTCCGATAAATTGGGCAGGCTGCCCCTGAAAGACGTGCTCGCACCGGCTGTTGAGTATGCCCGCGAAGGCTATCCCCTCAGCCCGACACTGGCGTTTTTCTGGAAAAAAGCAGAAGAGGCGTTCCGCGAGAAACTGGATGGAGACGAATTTGCCCACTGGTTTACGACATTCGCTCCTGACGGCCGTGCGCCGGAAGCAGGCGAAATGTGGAAGTCGGAAGAGCACGCCCGCACTCTTGAGCTGATCGGAGAAACGAACGCTGAAGCCTTCTACAAAGGCGAAATTGCAGATCGAATCGACAGCTTTTCAAAAGAACACGGCGGTTTTATCCGGAAAGAAGATCTGGCTTCCTATAAGCCGGAGTGGGTCAAACCGATTTCAGTAAATTACAAAGGGTACGATGTGTGGGAAATCCCGCCGAACGGCCAGGGCATTGTCGCTCTAATGGCGCTGAACATGCTGAAGGACGATGATTTCTCAGCCGGACGGGATGACGTAGACACGCTTCACCGTCAGATTGAAGCGATGAAACTGGCATTTGCCGATGGGCACCGCTATGTAACCGAAGAATCAGAGATGAGCGTCACAAGTGACGATCTCCTTTCACCGGAGTATGGCCGGGAGCGCAGAAAGCTGATCGGTGAGCATGCCATGCACCCTTCAGCAGGCGAGCCTCCTAAAGGCGGCACTGTCTACCTTGCAACTGCAGATGACGAAGGCAACATGGTTTCCTTTATCCAGAGCAACTATATGGGCTTCGGATCAGGTGTGGTTGTACCTGACACAGGGATTGCCCTGCAGAACCGGGGCCATAACTTCAGTCTGGATCAGGAGCATGACAATGCGCTGAAGCCGGGTAAGCGTACGTTCCATACGATTATTCCGGGCTTTTTGACAAAAGGCAATGAAGCGGTTGGCCCGTTCGGCGTTATGGGCGGGTTCATGCAGCCTCAGGGGCATATGCAGGTGGTGATGAGCACGGTCGACTTCGGACTGAACCCGCAGGCGGCACTCGATGCCCCGCGCTGGCAGTGGATGAAAGACAGAACAGTCATGTTTGAGCAAAGCTTCGGCGCGCCGGTTGCCCAGCAGCTCACAAGAAAGGGACACGACATTCAGGTGGCTCACATGGGCGGCGGCTTCGGACGGGGGCAGATTATCTGGCGCAACCCGGAAACAGGCGTCCTTGCCGGAGGAACCGAGTCACGGACGGACGGCAGCATCTCTGCCTACTAGACGAACGTAGAGAGAGGGAAACAGGTTGACACAGCGACAAATATTTATGGCTTTTTTCAGAATTGGAATGCTCGGCTACGGCGGAGGCCCGGCCTCAATTCCGCTCATTCATAAAGAAGCAGTGGATAAATACAAATGGATGAAAGACGAGGAGTTTTCGGACATCCTGGCAATGGGAAACACGCTGCCAGGTCCTATCGCAACAAAAATGGCCGGCTATATCGGCTACCGGGTTGCCGGCATCACAGGCATGCTCAATGCGATCGCGGCTTCGGTCGTGCCGACAGTCGTGCTCATGATCGTCCTGCTCGTCTCGCTTGCATCCTTTCGGGAATACGCCTGGGTACAGGGTATGACAAACGGTGTATTGCCCGTAGTCGGTGTGATGCTCGCCGTGCTCACGTGGCAGTTTTTCACGAAATCAAAGGAAGGTCTCGGCTTTGGCTGGAGCATCATGCTTGTGATTGTGAGTGCGCTTCTGATCACTGCTATCGGTCTGCATCCGGCGTTTGTAATCGCCGGCCTGCTTGTCTTTGTGTTCCTGAAACGGACGAAGGGAGGCGGTGACTGATGACGTATTGGGAGATTTTTCTTGCGTTTTTTATCCCGGGTATCGTCGGCTACGGCGGGGGTCCGGCTACCATTCCTCTGATTGAATATGAAGTGGTGCATCGCTACAACTGGATGACAGTTGAGGAGTTCGGGGAAGTGCTTGCCCTCGGCAACGCCCTGCCCGGACCGATCGCCACGAAAATGGCCGGCTACATCGGTTATGTGGAAGGGGGCATCCTCGGGGCAGCAGTCGGGCTGTTTGCGACAATCGCTCCATCACTGATCTTAATGATCGCGCTTCTGGGCATTCTTTATAAATTTAAGGACTCTCCGAAAGTGAAACTGCTCAGCATGATCGTCCGTCCGACAATCGCAGTGCTGCTCGGCATCATGGCGTTCCGCTTTTTTGAAACCTCCTACTTTGACAACGGGATCGTCCAGACGGTGATCCTTGTCGGAGTGAGCTTTCTGCTTCTCGAAAAGTGGAAGGTGCATCCGGCGTTTGTGATTCTCGGCTCGCTTATCTACGGAGCGGTTTTTCTGGCGCCGTAGCGTTGTCGTACCTTTGCAAAAGCGTAAGCCCTATTGAAAAAAGCTTCCTATTTTCCTCTGTATGGTAAAATGGAATAAAGAGGTAATAAGGGGGCGGAGGCAGGATGGAAGTTGCGGCACTGGCAAGTCTTTATTCCATAGCCATTATTGTAATCATGGTGGTTTCAATTATTAAAGTATTCGGCATTGCAAAAAGCAGAGGAGACATCACCAGGAAAAAGTTCGTATTTTTGGTCACTGCCTTAGCGGCAGTAGGGGGAATCGTTGTTTTTCTTCTGCCGGATGGGTACGCATTATTATTTGATAAATACCTATCTGATTTCGAGTAGAATAAAAAAAACCGGACGGCAGTTTCAGCATTTGAACTGCCGTCCGGTTCATTTTTTTCTCCCGATGCGGGTGATGCTTTTTTCAGGGCCTTGCCTTCCTTTAAGGAACCAGTACGAGATTCCCGTTAAACTTTTTTGCTTCCAGATCCGCGTGGGCCTGGGTCGCTTCGTCGAACGGGTACGTTTGTGCCAGGTACGGGGTGATGGTCTTATCGTTGAGCATCATGCTGATCGCTTCCCCTGCCGCTCGCAGCTCTTCAGGCGGCGCTGTAAACAGAAGGACGCCCATAAGCGACGCATGTTTCTGGTTCAGTTTACGCCAAGGCAGCTGCGGTGCGTTGTTTTCAGGTGATCCGATTGTCACGATCCGCCCGCCGGTTTTGATCATCTCCAGATCGTTTTCCATGTTTTCACTCAGAGACATGTCAAGAATCACATCAACACCTATATCGCCGGTGACATCAACGACTTTTTCAACGATATTTTCCTCACGGTAAAGGATCACATGATCAGCACCTGCCTGCTTGCACAGCTCCTTTTTCTCCTTCGATCCGGCAGTGGCGATCACCGTCGCTCCTGCCAGGCGGGCGAGCTGAATCGCCGCATTCCCGACTGCGCCTGCACCGCCGTAAATGAGAACCGTCTCGTCTTTTTGCAGATTGGCGCGGTAGTGAAGACTCAGGTGGGCAGTCATAAATGCCATAGCCACGGCTGCACCTTCTGCTTCGGTTACATGTTCGGGAATTAGAAACAGTTTTTCGGAAGGTACAGCCACGAATTCCGCTGCCGTGCCGGGAACATTGGTCGCCCACACACGGTCACCGACTTTCATATTTGTTACTTTGCTTCCGACATCCACAACGGACCCGCCGAGGTCAAAGTGAGGAACAGCCGGGAAATCAGCAACCGGACGGATCCCTTTCCGGAAATATGTATCCACCGGATTGATCCCGCTTGCGCCGACCCGGACCAGTACCTCATTTTCGCTGACTTCAGGCTTATCCGTTTCCATTACGTGAAGAACGTCAGGACCGCCGTAACGGTCAAATGCTACTGCTTTCATCGTCACACTCTCCCTTTTCATGCGTTATATAGTGAGTTTACCAGAGCTGTACAGAAGTGTCCCGGCTCAGCCTTCTGCTTCCTGTATCTATTGCCTGTTCCCGTTTCATCCATGGAAAAAACCAGGACAAAAGCGCTGTCCTGGCTCGCTGAAATAGGGAATATTTTAAAGGTCCTTCCTCAGTCGTAGTGCACACGGCTGCCGCTCGTCCAGTCTGCTTCCTGGTGCATTCCGCCGCGATTCATTATTTCCTTTACAATTTCCCGGTGAATTGTAAGCCCCTCGGAATTCAGGTAAGGAGCAATCTGCTGAAGATTATGGTGAAAATAAGCGAGCTCCTGATCGCTCCAGTCCTGTTTGCCCATCATGGACAGCTCTGTCATATCTCGCCCTACATACATGCGCTTCATCCCCTTTTTGTGCCGGTTAAGACAGACTCCAATCGTCCTGTTTTAGTGTTTGTAGAGTACGGTGGCGATATGCGCTATAATGAGGGGCAGTAAAGTACATAGAAGCCAGTTAAGGAAACAGGAGGAAAAGACAATGAATGATAAGAAAGTAGCGCTGATTACCGGAAGCAGCAGGGGAATCGGCAAACGGATTGCAGTAAAACTTGCCGGAGAGGGATACGATCTGGTGATCAACTATGCAAGAAGCCGGAGTAAAGCAGAAGAAACAGCGGAAGAGCTCCGTGCGCTAGGAGCCCGGGTGCTGACAGTGAAGACCAATATTGCCAAGCAGGATAAGGTAGCGGATATGTTCAGCCAGATTGACGAGCATTTCGGACGCCTTGATGTGCTCGTAAACAATGCGGCATCCGGTGTTCTCCGTCCAATTATGGAACTGGAGGAATCCCACTGGGACTGGACGATGAACATTAACAATAAAGGCATGCTGTTCTGCTCGCAGGAGGCAGCCCGGCGCATGGAAAAAACAGGCGGCGGTGCAATTGTAAGTCTCAGCTCGCTTGGAGCAGAGCGATACCTGAAGAATTATACGACAGTCGGTGTTTCCAAAGCAGCGGTTGAAGCCCTGACTCGATACTTGGCAGTGGAACTGGCACCAAAAGGCATCCGAGTCAACGCTGTATCCGGCGGGGCCGTGGATACTGATGCTCTGACTCATTTTCCAAACCGCGATGAACTGCTTGAAGACGCTCGCCAGCGCACGCCGGCAGGGCGGATAGTGGAGCCTGATGATCTGGCTGATGCAGCCGTGTTCCTGCTTTCCGGTCAGGCAAAAATGATCTGCGGGCAGACGATTATTGTGGACGGCGGGATTTCCCTCCTCACGTAACAGGCACCTTCCGGGCGGGTATTATGGTCGTTTACCGGGAAAAGATACAGCCCATTTCAGTCCATAAAATATATTATTATCCGCCCATTTTTTTCGGATAAAACTCACCCCACAGGACAAGATAATGTTTGTGGAGGTGATACTCATGCGTAAGCAAAACCAGCAACAGCAGCAGGCTCAACGTCAAGCTGCTCAAACAAACGCTCAAAAAGTTCAGCAGCAAAACGCTCAGAACCAGCACAACCAGGAGTTCGCGAGCGAAACAGATGCTCAGCAAGTAAAACAGCAGAATCAGCAATCTGCTCAGCGTAAAGGTCAAGCATCTGCTCAGCAACAGCAACAGCAAGGACGTCAGCAGCAGTAACCTGTTTCTGACCAGTCCGACGCGCATTGTCCCAAGTGGGCAGTGCGTGTTTTTTATTTTCGGGCAGATGTGGCTGTCGGATGAAGAAAAACCGTTGAAAAATGGCGGGCATTTTTCAACGGTTTTTAGTTCTTAACCCCTCACTATTCTAAGTGAGTCCTGCTAAGCCAGTCGCGTGATCACAAGGTGAGCAGATACAGACCTTGCGCCTCCTGCCACCGGCGTTATTGTTAAGGCAGTCGGGTTCCCGGTAGGGTTCTGCACAGTCAGAATCGAATTTTCGGTTACTGTCTGGACAATTGCCAATCCTACAATCTGACTCGTACCTGTTGCACGCCCCACTACTGTATACGCTAAATCATTACCATCTAATGTAAGAATCAGCTGCCCTGCTTCGGTAACACTTACCTGAAAGAAGACCTGATAAGCGCCGATTGCTTCCAGATTAAATGTATCAGCGCCAGTCCGGGTAATCCCACCGGCTGCCCCCGAAGGTCCGTCCTGTGGAAAATCGACGTTTTCTCCAGCACCAACTGTATCCGCATTATCACCAGGCATCAATGCATAAAAGTCAGCAAAATCCAATACTCCACCTGCCGGCCCCGTAGGCCCTGTAGCACCGATCTCACCTGCAGGACCAGGCGGTCCCGTTGGACCCTCCGGACCAGGTGGTCCCGGTGGACATATACAATGTCCCATGTTAACATCCTCCTTTACCCACTAACATAAAACATCATATTTCATAAAGGTATTTTTAAGCACGGCTCATACCCATATAAAGTAAACAGTCAGCTGATAAACGGCATCAAAGGTTTCACGAAATCAAGGTGCACAGCATAAATTGCCACAATAAGAACGCCAGGGGAGAAGAGATGAAATTGAAAAAGGCGCCTTTTGTTGGCATTATGGTTCTGAAAAGAAGATTCAGAAAACACGTGCTGAAGTTTTACCAGCAGTACAATGACCTTGATATTCAGCTTTTCTGTTTCACACCTTCTGATATTTTATGGAATAAACAGATAATTACGGGCCTGTTTATACACAACGGCAAATGTAGAGAAGAGGAATTTCCTTTTCCGAAGGCAGTATATAACAGGTGCTATAACATAAGCGAAGATACATTTTCCCGGGTAACAAAAGCAGTGGGGCCCGTCAGGTGTTTCAACTCGATTAATCACTTTAATAAATGGGATGTTCATAAGCTGTTAACCGATTCCCCGGTCAGTCCGTATTTACCGGAAACCTTTCTGTTCCGGAGTGACGGAATAGAAGAGGCTCTGTCAAAATTTAAAGTTCTGTACATTAAGCCGGTTTACGGGTTTAAAGGAAATGAGGTTTATCGATTGGAACTCCGGGACAACGGACAAACGTCGATCTCATTACATCACATGAATCCATTTTCAATCTGCAGAAATAAAGCGGATATACAGGATCATGTAAGCGGGCTCGTGAATAACGGAACCTACATTGTTCAGCAGGGAATCGGTTTAAGTAAGCTTGATTCCCGATTGTTTGATATACGTGTGGTTGTTCAGAAAACGGCTCAAGGTATTTGGGAAGTCTCTACGGCACTTACAAGAATCGCTCATGAAAATTATTACAATACTTCCATGTCTGCCTCGATATGTGCGACGACTGACGTTTTAACCCGCTTGTATCCAGAGGAAAAAGTAAAAGCTGTTTTTCATGAGCTGAATGAAATCAGCATTTGCTCTGCCATGACTGCTGAAGAACGATTCGGTCATCTGGGGGAAGTGAGCGTTGATTTTGTTATTGACGATAGCGATAAGCTCTGGATACTGGAGATGAATGGCAAACCACAAAAAACGACTGTACCGGATCAGTTTAGGGAGAAGGTAATTAAAAGGCCATTAGAATATGCCCTTTTTCTAACCCGGCAAATCTGAAATCTTCCCCTGATCTTCAGTCAGGGCGGGACCACTTTAGACTGCTCCCCTGCTGGGCGTCTGCCGCGCCCCCTTCTCTGAACTTTTGTTTTAAATTGACTGAATCAATAGTATAATAAGAAAAATAACAGATTATAAAGGCTTTGGATGTGATCCCGGACATAAGAGGGAGGGAAGGCTGTGTGGTTCAAAAAGCGTAAAGGTGGAAACAATCGTAATGAGATGAAAGAACCTGAAATCAGGGAAGTAAGCATCGATGAAATGCGACAGGCAGTAAACGCCTATGCAAAACAGTTGAATCCCGCCATATCTTTGCGTACGATCGTAAAGGATAACAATGAAATTGACTGTCATCTTCTCTATGAACAGCTCAAATGCAAACCTGACAAACCATTTTACATGTCGAAGGAGACCTTCGAGATTTTTGAAGATCCCGATTACCCGAGATGGATTGATCAATGTCAGGTTGCCTGTGATCAATTCTATCTGGATACAGGCAATGAGCCAGTGGCAGAAGACGACCCGAGAAGAAAAGTGAGCATTTATAAGATCAAGGATTACCTGAGAGAGGAGCCGCCAATTGATCTTTACCTGCATCCGCAGGACCGGATGGTCACACACCGTGAGCCTGAAAAAAAGTAAGTCGTGTTTTTGAATGTTAGGGGAATCAGCGTCCTGAATGTTCATAACAGAAGAAAGGAGCAGAACTTTGAGTTTTCCCATGAATGGCAGCAACATACAGGTACACAGCTACAAACATAATGGCCATATTCATCGAATCTGGGAAGAAACCATTGTTCTAAAAGGGACGTCCCAAGAAGTCATCGGCGGCAACGACCGGATTTTGGTAAAAGAATCAGATGGACGGCAGTGGCGGACGAGAGAACCGGCCATTTGCTATTTCACTGCGCATCACTGGTTCAACTGTATCGGAATGATACGAAATGACGGCATTTATTACTACTGCAATCTGGGGACCCCTTTTACGTATGATGAGGAAGCGCTAAAGTACATCGACTATGATCTGGATATTAAAGTGTTTCCGGATATGACGTACAAGCTTCTTGACGAAGATGAATATGCACTGCACAGCCAGCGGATGAATTATCCAAAAGAAGTGGATGCGATTCTGCGGCGCAGTGTGGATGAACTGGTCCAGTGGATCAGTCAGAGAAAAGGCCCGTTTGAAC contains:
- the fabL gene encoding enoyl-[acyl-carrier-protein] reductase FabL → MNDKKVALITGSSRGIGKRIAVKLAGEGYDLVINYARSRSKAEETAEELRALGARVLTVKTNIAKQDKVADMFSQIDEHFGRLDVLVNNAASGVLRPIMELEESHWDWTMNINNKGMLFCSQEAARRMEKTGGGAIVSLSSLGAERYLKNYTTVGVSKAAVEALTRYLAVELAPKGIRVNAVSGGAVDTDALTHFPNRDELLEDARQRTPAGRIVEPDDLADAAVFLLSGQAKMICGQTIIVDGGISLLT
- a CDS encoding collagen-like protein; the protein is MGHCICPPGPPGPEGPTGPPGPAGEIGATGPTGPAGGVLDFADFYALMPGDNADTVGAGENVDFPQDGPSGAAGGITRTGADTFNLEAIGAYQVFFQVSVTEAGQLILTLDGNDLAYTVVGRATGTSQIVGLAIVQTVTENSILTVQNPTGNPTALTITPVAGGARSVSAHLVITRLA
- the ntdP gene encoding nucleoside tri-diphosphate phosphatase, with the translated sequence MSFPMNGSNIQVHSYKHNGHIHRIWEETIVLKGTSQEVIGGNDRILVKESDGRQWRTREPAICYFTAHHWFNCIGMIRNDGIYYYCNLGTPFTYDEEALKYIDYDLDIKVFPDMTYKLLDEDEYALHSQRMNYPKEVDAILRRSVDELVQWISQRKGPFEPGFIEYWYERFLQHR
- a CDS encoding YheC/YheD family endospore coat-associated protein — translated: MKLKKAPFVGIMVLKRRFRKHVLKFYQQYNDLDIQLFCFTPSDILWNKQIITGLFIHNGKCREEEFPFPKAVYNRCYNISEDTFSRVTKAVGPVRCFNSINHFNKWDVHKLLTDSPVSPYLPETFLFRSDGIEEALSKFKVLYIKPVYGFKGNEVYRLELRDNGQTSISLHHMNPFSICRNKADIQDHVSGLVNNGTYIVQQGIGLSKLDSRLFDIRVVVQKTAQGIWEVSTALTRIAHENYYNTSMSASICATTDVLTRLYPEEKVKAVFHELNEISICSAMTAEERFGHLGEVSVDFVIDDSDKLWILEMNGKPQKTTVPDQFREKVIKRPLEYALFLTRQI
- a CDS encoding DUF3939 domain-containing protein, which produces MWFKKRKGGNNRNEMKEPEIREVSIDEMRQAVNAYAKQLNPAISLRTIVKDNNEIDCHLLYEQLKCKPDKPFYMSKETFEIFEDPDYPRWIDQCQVACDQFYLDTGNEPVAEDDPRRKVSIYKIKDYLREEPPIDLYLHPQDRMVTHREPEKK
- a CDS encoding chromate transporter, with the protein product MTYWEIFLAFFIPGIVGYGGGPATIPLIEYEVVHRYNWMTVEEFGEVLALGNALPGPIATKMAGYIGYVEGGILGAAVGLFATIAPSLILMIALLGILYKFKDSPKVKLLSMIVRPTIAVLLGIMAFRFFETSYFDNGIVQTVILVGVSFLLLEKWKVHPAFVILGSLIYGAVFLAP
- a CDS encoding gamma-type small acid-soluble spore protein, producing MRKQNQQQQQAQRQAAQTNAQKVQQQNAQNQHNQEFASETDAQQVKQQNQQSAQRKGQASAQQQQQQGRQQQ
- a CDS encoding cytosolic protein, yielding MYVGRDMTELSMMGKQDWSDQELAYFHHNLQQIAPYLNSEGLTIHREIVKEIMNRGGMHQEADWTSGSRVHYD
- a CDS encoding NADPH:quinone reductase produces the protein MKAVAFDRYGGPDVLHVMETDKPEVSENEVLVRVGASGINPVDTYFRKGIRPVADFPAVPHFDLGGSVVDVGSKVTNMKVGDRVWATNVPGTAAEFVAVPSEKLFLIPEHVTEAEGAAVAMAFMTAHLSLHYRANLQKDETVLIYGGAGAVGNAAIQLARLAGATVIATAGSKEKKELCKQAGADHVILYREENIVEKVVDVTGDIGVDVILDMSLSENMENDLEMIKTGGRIVTIGSPENNAPQLPWRKLNQKHASLMGVLLFTAPPEELRAAGEAISMMLNDKTITPYLAQTYPFDEATQAHADLEAKKFNGNLVLVP
- a CDS encoding gamma-glutamyltransferase family protein, whose amino-acid sequence is MVSFDSQHYPYSSQRMVTYAKKGMVATSQPLASQAGLDILKKGGNAIDAAIATAACLTVVEPTSNGIGGDAFALVWTKGELHGLNASGPAPNALSIDAVKEKGYKEMPTFGLTPVTVPGAPAAWAELSDKLGRLPLKDVLAPAVEYAREGYPLSPTLAFFWKKAEEAFREKLDGDEFAHWFTTFAPDGRAPEAGEMWKSEEHARTLELIGETNAEAFYKGEIADRIDSFSKEHGGFIRKEDLASYKPEWVKPISVNYKGYDVWEIPPNGQGIVALMALNMLKDDDFSAGRDDVDTLHRQIEAMKLAFADGHRYVTEESEMSVTSDDLLSPEYGRERRKLIGEHAMHPSAGEPPKGGTVYLATADDEGNMVSFIQSNYMGFGSGVVVPDTGIALQNRGHNFSLDQEHDNALKPGKRTFHTIIPGFLTKGNEAVGPFGVMGGFMQPQGHMQVVMSTVDFGLNPQAALDAPRWQWMKDRTVMFEQSFGAPVAQQLTRKGHDIQVAHMGGGFGRGQIIWRNPETGVLAGGTESRTDGSISAY
- a CDS encoding chromate transporter translates to MTQRQIFMAFFRIGMLGYGGGPASIPLIHKEAVDKYKWMKDEEFSDILAMGNTLPGPIATKMAGYIGYRVAGITGMLNAIAASVVPTVVLMIVLLVSLASFREYAWVQGMTNGVLPVVGVMLAVLTWQFFTKSKEGLGFGWSIMLVIVSALLITAIGLHPAFVIAGLLVFVFLKRTKGGGD